One region of Pseudomonas alvandae genomic DNA includes:
- a CDS encoding type I secretion system permease/ATPase — MTSMEPTTPSADPRSNFDDPLLDGLLILCKLHGATVSRASLSAGLPMAHQRLSLELLPRAAARASLQARLLRRDLADISALNLPVMLILAGGRCAILRRWGEDGRALILPSEADGGEQWVSREELTIDYSGQALFARPRHELEDLRAPLVPRVEAWFRDTLKLSRWLYSDAILASFLINLLGLMVPLFVMQTYDRVVPNQATSTLWVLAVGLLIGTGFELVLRVVRAHLLDTAGKKTDVILSATLFERITGMAMKAKPVTIGGFAQSIHDFQGLREFLTAVTLTSLIDLPFALLMLVVIGLLGGWLVVIPVVAFPITIVFAMIIQARLRDTVQKSLALGAQRQALLIETLGGLETLKACSAESERQHQWESTHGALTRLDSHARNLSALATNGTLFLQQLAGMTTIVAGVYSIIAGNLSVGALVATYMLGSRVLAPLGQIAGLITRYQQAQLTMRSTDALMALPQERDAKQRPLDRTQLQGALDVSGVTFHYNGQNTPALANVSFSLKPGERIGIIGRSGSGKSTLARLVMGFYAPEEGQLLLDGLDLRQLDVADLRQQIGYVAHDLPLLAGSLRDNLTLGARYISDARMLEVAELTGVTELARQHPQGFDRPVGERGQLLSGGQRQAVLLARALLLDPPILLLDEPTSAMDNSSEDVLRQKLHTHVQGKTVLLVTHRTSMLSLVDRLVVLDNGRIVADGPKDAVIEALRKGRVGSAAV, encoded by the coding sequence TTGACCAGCATGGAACCCACCACCCCGAGCGCCGACCCGCGCTCGAACTTCGATGATCCCTTGCTGGACGGCTTGTTGATCCTCTGCAAACTCCATGGCGCGACCGTCAGTCGCGCCAGCCTCAGCGCCGGGCTTCCTATGGCGCACCAACGCTTGAGCCTGGAACTGCTGCCGCGTGCAGCGGCCCGGGCCAGTTTGCAGGCGCGGCTGTTGCGTCGCGACCTGGCGGACATCTCGGCGCTGAATCTGCCGGTGATGCTGATCCTCGCCGGGGGCCGCTGCGCAATTTTGCGGCGCTGGGGCGAGGACGGTCGCGCGCTGATCCTGCCCAGCGAGGCCGATGGCGGCGAACAATGGGTCAGCCGTGAAGAGCTGACCATCGACTACAGCGGCCAGGCCTTGTTCGCCCGGCCGCGTCACGAACTCGAAGACCTGCGCGCGCCCTTGGTGCCGCGGGTCGAAGCGTGGTTTCGCGACACCTTGAAATTGTCGCGCTGGTTGTACAGCGACGCGATCCTGGCGAGTTTCCTGATCAACCTGCTGGGCTTGATGGTGCCGCTGTTCGTCATGCAGACCTACGACCGCGTTGTGCCAAACCAGGCCACATCAACGCTGTGGGTGCTGGCCGTGGGGCTGCTGATCGGCACCGGTTTCGAACTGGTGCTACGAGTGGTGCGGGCCCATCTGCTGGACACCGCCGGCAAGAAGACCGACGTGATTCTCTCGGCGACCCTGTTCGAACGCATCACCGGCATGGCGATGAAAGCCAAGCCCGTGACCATCGGCGGCTTTGCCCAGAGCATCCATGACTTCCAGGGTCTGCGAGAATTTCTCACGGCGGTGACACTCACCAGTCTGATCGACCTACCCTTCGCCCTGCTGATGCTGGTGGTGATCGGCCTGTTGGGTGGATGGCTGGTGGTGATTCCCGTAGTGGCGTTTCCAATCACCATTGTCTTCGCCATGATCATCCAGGCGCGGCTGCGCGACACCGTGCAGAAAAGCCTGGCCCTGGGCGCCCAGCGCCAGGCCCTGCTGATCGAAACCCTCGGCGGCCTGGAAACCCTCAAGGCCTGCAGCGCCGAAAGCGAGCGCCAGCATCAGTGGGAAAGCACCCACGGCGCCCTCACCCGCCTCGACAGCCACGCGCGCAACCTTTCGGCGCTGGCGACCAACGGCACCTTGTTCCTGCAACAACTTGCCGGCATGACGACCATTGTCGCCGGGGTCTACAGCATCATCGCCGGCAACCTCAGCGTCGGTGCGCTGGTGGCGACCTACATGCTCGGCAGCCGGGTCCTCGCGCCGCTGGGCCAGATCGCCGGGCTGATCACCCGCTACCAGCAGGCCCAGCTCACCATGCGCAGCACCGATGCCCTGATGGCTTTGCCCCAGGAGCGCGATGCCAAGCAGCGGCCCCTTGATCGCACGCAATTGCAAGGCGCGCTGGACGTGAGCGGCGTGACCTTCCACTACAACGGCCAGAACACCCCGGCACTGGCGAACGTCAGTTTTAGCCTCAAGCCGGGTGAACGGATCGGGATCATCGGCCGCAGCGGCTCGGGCAAAAGCACCCTGGCGCGGCTGGTGATGGGTTTCTATGCGCCGGAGGAAGGCCAGTTGCTGCTGGACGGCCTGGACCTGCGGCAACTGGACGTCGCCGACTTGCGCCAACAGATCGGCTACGTCGCCCATGACCTGCCGCTGCTCGCCGGCAGCCTGCGCGACAACCTCACCCTCGGTGCCCGCTACATCAGCGACGCACGCATGCTGGAAGTGGCGGAACTGACCGGTGTCACCGAACTGGCGCGCCAACATCCGCAGGGCTTTGATCGTCCGGTGGGCGAGCGCGGGCAGTTGCTGTCCGGCGGCCAGCGCCAGGCCGTGTTGCTGGCCCGGGCCTTGTTGCTCGACCCGCCGATCCTGTTGCTGGACGAACCCACCAGCGCCATGGACAACAGCAGCGAAGACGTCCTGCGGCAGAAACTTCATACCCACGTACAGGGCAAGACCGTGCTGCTGGTCACCCACCGCACCTCGATGCTCAGCCTGGTGGATCGGCTGGTGGTGCTGGATAACGGCCGCATCGTGGCGGATGGGCCGAAGGATGCGGTGATCGAGGCATTGCGCAAGGGACGGGTGGGCTCAGCGGCGGTTTAA
- a CDS encoding HlyD family type I secretion periplasmic adaptor subunit, with translation MSAQTPDSAARSYFGSFSKSAESEFMPETAGATLQDSPRRSRVTVWLAAGLIISGLVWAKLAVLQEVTTGEGKAIPSSKIQVIQNLEGGIVTEIFVREGQMVNKGDTLLRLDDTRFLSNKGESEADRYALMAQVERLSAEAEGRPLQLSSEVTGKAPQVAEDERALYEQRQRRLASEQRTLTEQLRQKTQELAEFRSKQGQFSSALALLQEEMNMSAPLVRTGAVSPVEILRLKRSAVEIRGSLNATTLAIPRAESAINEIKSKIDESEQTFRSDAAKDLNEKRTELSKITATSIAIDDRVTRTTVVSPVHGVIKQLKVNTIGGVVQPGSDMIEIVPLEDNLLIEAKVRPQDVAFLHPGQKAMVKFSAYDYTIYGGLSAKLELIGADTITDDKGNSFYLIQVRTDRNHLGGDAKPLLIIPGMVATVDIITGEKSVLDYLLKPVLKARTEAMRER, from the coding sequence ATGTCTGCTCAAACACCCGATTCAGCCGCCCGAAGCTACTTCGGCAGTTTCAGCAAAAGCGCCGAAAGCGAGTTCATGCCGGAAACCGCCGGCGCGACGCTGCAGGACTCGCCGCGCCGGTCGCGCGTCACCGTGTGGCTGGCCGCAGGGCTGATTATCAGCGGGCTGGTCTGGGCCAAACTGGCGGTGTTGCAGGAGGTCACCACCGGCGAAGGCAAGGCGATTCCGTCGAGCAAGATCCAGGTGATCCAGAACCTCGAAGGCGGCATCGTCACCGAGATTTTCGTGCGCGAAGGCCAGATGGTGAACAAGGGCGACACCCTCCTGCGCCTGGACGACACGCGGTTCCTGTCGAACAAGGGCGAGAGCGAGGCGGATCGTTATGCGTTGATGGCCCAGGTCGAACGCTTGTCGGCAGAGGCCGAAGGACGGCCCTTGCAGTTGTCCAGCGAAGTGACCGGCAAGGCGCCGCAGGTGGCCGAGGACGAGCGCGCCCTCTATGAACAACGCCAGCGACGCCTGGCCAGCGAGCAGCGGACGCTGACCGAACAGCTGCGGCAGAAAACCCAGGAACTCGCAGAGTTTCGCTCCAAGCAAGGCCAGTTCAGCTCGGCGCTGGCCTTGCTGCAAGAAGAAATGAACATGTCGGCGCCGCTGGTGCGCACCGGGGCGGTTTCACCCGTCGAAATCCTGCGGCTCAAGCGCAGCGCGGTGGAAATCCGCGGCTCGCTCAACGCCACCACACTGGCGATCCCTCGGGCCGAATCGGCGATCAACGAGATCAAGAGCAAGATCGACGAATCGGAACAGACCTTCCGCTCAGATGCCGCGAAAGACCTCAACGAGAAACGCACCGAGCTGTCAAAAATCACCGCCACGAGCATCGCCATCGACGACCGCGTGACCCGCACCACCGTGGTCTCGCCGGTGCACGGGGTGATCAAGCAATTGAAGGTCAACACCATTGGCGGCGTGGTCCAGCCCGGCAGCGACATGATCGAGATCGTGCCCCTGGAGGACAACCTGCTGATCGAAGCCAAGGTCCGACCGCAAGACGTGGCCTTCCTGCACCCGGGCCAGAAAGCCATGGTCAAGTTCAGTGCCTACGACTACACGATCTACGGCGGACTCAGCGCCAAGCTCGAACTGATCGGCGCCGACACCATCACCGATGACAAGGGCAACAGTTTCTATCTGATCCAGGTGCGCACCGACAGGAACCATTTGGGTGGGGATGCGAAACCGTTGCTGATCATCCCGGGCATGGTGGCGACGGTGGATATCATCACCGGGGAGAAAAGTGTCTTGGATTACCTGCTCAAGCCCGTGTTGAAAGCACGGACCGAGGCGATGCGCGAGCGGTAG
- a CDS encoding tRNA-uridine aminocarboxypropyltransferase has protein sequence MSRIQCPRCQRPQSHCLCPLIPCLDSRTRVLLLQHPSEVNHALNTARLAALGLNNAELIVGEVFEDLPRLLNQPGYRARLLFPADDAQPIQTYGASDEPLLLVVPDGTWRKARKILHLNPLLAALPRVTLADGGVSRYRLRKAPGPGALSTVEAIVQALQVLEAPVSFEPLLRPFEALIEGQIAAMGEETFRRNHAGK, from the coding sequence ATGTCCAGAATCCAATGCCCGCGCTGCCAACGACCGCAAAGCCATTGCCTGTGCCCGTTGATCCCCTGCCTCGACAGTCGTACTCGCGTTCTGCTGTTGCAGCATCCCAGCGAAGTGAACCATGCCTTGAATACTGCCCGACTGGCGGCGTTGGGGCTCAACAATGCCGAGTTGATCGTGGGTGAAGTGTTCGAGGACTTGCCCCGGCTGCTCAACCAACCGGGTTACCGGGCGCGGTTGTTGTTTCCCGCTGACGATGCACAGCCAATCCAGACCTATGGCGCGTCCGATGAGCCGCTGCTGTTGGTCGTGCCCGATGGCACCTGGCGCAAGGCGCGCAAGATCCTGCACCTCAATCCGCTGCTGGCGGCACTGCCGAGGGTAACGTTGGCCGACGGTGGCGTGTCCCGCTACCGCTTGCGCAAGGCGCCAGGGCCGGGGGCGCTGTCGACGGTGGAGGCGATTGTCCAGGCGTTGCAGGTCCTGGAGGCGCCGGTGAGCTTCGAGCCGTTGCTGAGGCCGTTCGAGGCGTTGATCGAGGGGCAGATTGCGGCGATGGGGGAGGAGACGTTCCGGCGTAATCATGCTGGAAAATAG
- a CDS encoding LysR family transcriptional regulator — protein MANPLPDLKLLRIFVSVVRHQGFANAQHELNLSTSAISTYMSQLESALGLVLCHRGRGGFSLTSKGELFHQETLRLLGELEGFEQYAAALKGELRGTLNLGVIDSTVSDKALPFAEAIGAYSQEHPAVHLHLSVLSPYELQLGVQDNRLDLAIGAFSTRMSGLVYMPLYREQHWLYCSNRHPLFTERRIPEQVITQQRMVGRGYWSQAELARHGFKHSAATVESMEAQLILVLSGAYIGYLPEHYAQAWVDKGDLRVLLPATFGYQAPFSMIVRRGRSREPLIQTFRDLLKAQLNQA, from the coding sequence ATGGCCAACCCTCTACCCGACCTGAAACTGCTGCGCATTTTTGTCAGCGTGGTCCGGCACCAGGGGTTCGCCAACGCCCAGCACGAGCTCAACCTTTCCACGTCGGCCATCAGCACCTACATGAGCCAGCTCGAATCGGCCCTGGGGCTGGTGCTCTGCCATCGCGGCCGGGGTGGGTTCAGCCTGACCAGCAAAGGCGAGTTGTTCCATCAGGAAACCTTGCGCCTGCTTGGCGAGCTCGAAGGCTTCGAGCAGTACGCCGCCGCCCTCAAGGGCGAGTTGCGCGGTACGTTGAACCTGGGGGTGATCGACTCCACCGTCAGCGACAAGGCCTTGCCCTTCGCCGAAGCCATCGGTGCCTACAGCCAGGAACATCCGGCGGTGCATCTACACCTGTCGGTCCTGAGCCCCTATGAACTGCAACTCGGCGTCCAGGACAACCGCCTGGACCTGGCCATCGGCGCGTTTTCCACGCGCATGAGCGGGCTGGTCTACATGCCGCTGTATCGCGAGCAGCACTGGTTGTATTGCAGCAACCGCCATCCCCTGTTCACCGAACGGCGCATCCCCGAACAAGTCATCACCCAGCAGCGCATGGTCGGGCGCGGTTACTGGAGCCAGGCCGAATTGGCCCGTCATGGCTTCAAGCACAGTGCGGCGACGGTGGAGAGCATGGAGGCGCAGTTGATCCTGGTACTGTCGGGCGCCTACATTGGTTACCTGCCCGAGCATTACGCCCAGGCCTGGGTCGACAAGGGCGATTTGCGGGTGCTGTTGCCGGCGACGTTTGGTTATCAGGCGCCGTTCTCGATGATCGTGCGCCGTGGCCGCAGCCGCGAGCCGCTGATCCAGACCTTCCGTGATCTGCTCAAAGCTCAACTGAACCAGGCGTGA
- the speB gene encoding agmatinase: MDKILHQPLGGNEMPRFGGIATMMRLPHLQTAAGLDAAFVGVPLDIGTSLRAGTRFGPREIRAESVMIRPYNMATGAAPFDSLSVADIGDVAINTFNLLDAVRIIEESYHKILEHNVIPLTLGGDHTITLPILRAIHKKHGKVGLVHIDAHADVNDHMFGEKIAHGTTFRRAVEEGLLDCDRVVQIGLRAQGYTADDFNWSRNQGFRVVQAEECWHKSLAPLMAEVREKVGGGPVYLSFDIDGIDPAWAPGTGTPEIGGLTTIQAIEIVRGCQGLDLVGCDLVEVSPPYDTTGNTSLLGANLLYEMLCVLPGVVHR; this comes from the coding sequence GTGGACAAGATTCTTCACCAACCACTGGGCGGCAACGAAATGCCGCGCTTCGGCGGCATCGCCACCATGATGCGACTCCCCCATTTGCAAACCGCCGCCGGCCTCGACGCGGCCTTCGTCGGCGTGCCGCTGGACATCGGCACCTCCCTGCGCGCCGGCACCCGTTTCGGCCCGCGTGAGATCCGCGCCGAATCCGTGATGATCCGCCCCTACAACATGGCCACCGGTGCCGCGCCGTTCGACTCGCTGTCGGTGGCGGACATCGGTGACGTGGCGATCAACACCTTCAACCTGCTGGACGCGGTACGGATCATCGAAGAGTCGTATCACAAGATCCTCGAACACAATGTCATCCCGCTGACCCTGGGCGGTGACCACACCATCACCCTGCCGATCCTACGGGCGATCCACAAGAAACACGGCAAGGTCGGCCTCGTGCACATCGACGCCCATGCCGATGTCAACGACCACATGTTCGGCGAGAAAATCGCCCACGGCACCACCTTCCGCCGCGCCGTGGAAGAAGGCCTGCTCGATTGCGACCGGGTGGTGCAGATCGGTCTGCGGGCCCAGGGCTATACCGCTGATGATTTCAATTGGAGCCGCAACCAGGGCTTCCGCGTGGTCCAGGCCGAAGAGTGCTGGCACAAATCCCTGGCGCCGTTGATGGCTGAAGTGCGCGAGAAAGTCGGCGGCGGCCCGGTGTACCTGAGCTTCGACATCGACGGCATCGACCCGGCCTGGGCGCCAGGCACCGGCACCCCGGAAATCGGTGGATTGACCACTATCCAGGCAATTGAAATCGTCCGTGGCTGCCAGGGCCTCGACCTGGTCGGTTGCGATCTGGTAGAAGTTTCGCCGCCCTACGACACCACCGGAAACACCTCGCTGCTGGGCGCCAATCTGCTGTACGAGATGCTCTGCGTGCTGCCCGGCGTGGTTCATCGCTGA
- a CDS encoding YybH family protein, whose amino-acid sequence MNDRDQVLEAAAKLVSAFARNDRDAYFGAFTADASFVFYTLEQPLLSRDAYQALWDRWRSEDGFEVLSCTSSNAFVSLLGDVAIFIHDVATELRMQGELHFSQERETIVFRQEQQGLWLACHEHLSAMPEGLPPP is encoded by the coding sequence ATGAACGATCGAGACCAAGTCCTCGAGGCCGCCGCAAAATTGGTGTCGGCCTTCGCCCGCAACGACCGCGACGCCTATTTCGGCGCGTTCACGGCCGATGCGAGCTTCGTGTTCTACACCCTCGAACAGCCCCTGCTGTCGCGCGACGCCTACCAGGCGTTGTGGGATCGCTGGCGGTCCGAGGATGGCTTCGAGGTGTTGAGCTGCACCTCGAGCAACGCCTTCGTCAGCCTGCTAGGGGACGTGGCGATTTTCATCCATGACGTGGCCACTGAGCTGCGCATGCAAGGGGAGCTTCACTTTAGCCAGGAGCGCGAAACCATTGTGTTTCGCCAAGAACAACAAGGCCTATGGCTGGCCTGTCATGAACATTTGTCCGCAATGCCGGAAGGGCTGCCACCCCCTTAG
- a CDS encoding purine-cytosine permease family protein — protein MMHNNNDKSLTQIETNGVEQIPDHERTAGPGDLFRLIFGGANTFATAVLGSFPVLFGLSFQAGVWAIVLGVLVGSIILAPMGLFGPLNGTNNAVSSGAHFGVHGRIVGSFLSLLTAIAFFSLSVWSSGDALIGGAKRLVGVPETDLSLGLAYGLFALLVLTVCIYGFRFMLWVNRIAVWAASLLFLLGIFAFAPSFDSQFAGTVALGQPGFYAAFIGAALVAMSNPISFGAFLGDWSRYIPRNTPKPHIMLAVIAAQLATLIPFLFGLSTATIVAIKAPDYIAANNYVGGLLAVSPGWFFLPVCLIAVIGGMSTGTTSLYGTGLDMSSVFPRLLSRVKATLLIGVLSIAFIFIGRFAANLVQSVSTFAVLIITCTTPWMVIMIIGLLVRRGFYCPDDLQVFTRGETGGRYWFSHGWNWRGLGAWIPSALVGLCFVNLPGQFVGPMGELAGGIDISLPVTLGLASAVYLALLGLFPEPAAVYGPQDPRSNDAVSPSTGPVARGFIPAGARSGPKP, from the coding sequence ATCATGCATAACAATAACGATAAAAGCCTTACGCAGATTGAAACCAACGGGGTCGAGCAGATCCCGGACCATGAACGAACCGCCGGCCCGGGCGATCTGTTTCGACTGATCTTCGGCGGCGCCAACACCTTTGCCACCGCCGTGCTCGGCAGTTTCCCGGTGCTGTTCGGCCTATCCTTCCAGGCCGGGGTCTGGGCGATCGTCCTGGGCGTGTTGGTCGGTTCGATCATCCTCGCGCCGATGGGCCTGTTCGGTCCGCTCAACGGCACCAACAACGCGGTGTCTTCCGGTGCGCATTTCGGTGTGCACGGGCGCATCGTCGGTTCATTCCTGTCGCTGCTGACCGCCATCGCGTTCTTCTCGCTGTCGGTATGGAGCTCGGGCGATGCGCTGATCGGCGGCGCCAAGCGGCTGGTCGGCGTGCCGGAAACCGACCTGAGCCTGGGCCTGGCCTACGGTCTGTTCGCCCTGTTGGTGTTGACGGTGTGCATCTACGGCTTTCGCTTCATGCTGTGGGTCAACCGCATCGCCGTGTGGGCCGCCAGCCTGTTGTTCCTGCTGGGCATCTTCGCCTTTGCACCGAGCTTCGACAGCCAGTTTGCCGGCACGGTCGCCCTCGGCCAACCGGGCTTCTACGCCGCCTTCATCGGCGCGGCGCTGGTCGCAATGAGCAACCCGATTTCCTTCGGGGCCTTCCTGGGTGACTGGTCGCGCTACATCCCGCGAAACACGCCCAAGCCGCACATCATGCTGGCGGTGATCGCCGCGCAGTTGGCGACGCTGATCCCGTTCCTGTTCGGCCTCTCCACTGCCACCATCGTGGCGATCAAGGCGCCGGACTACATCGCGGCCAACAACTACGTGGGCGGGCTGCTGGCGGTGTCGCCGGGCTGGTTCTTCCTGCCGGTGTGCCTGATCGCGGTGATTGGCGGCATGTCCACCGGCACCACGTCGCTGTATGGCACCGGGCTGGACATGTCCAGCGTGTTCCCACGGCTGCTGTCGCGGGTCAAGGCGACGCTGCTGATCGGCGTGCTGTCGATTGCCTTCATCTTCATCGGTCGCTTCGCGGCGAACCTGGTGCAAAGCGTGTCGACCTTCGCCGTGCTGATCATCACCTGCACCACGCCGTGGATGGTGATCATGATCATCGGCCTGCTGGTGCGCCGTGGCTTCTACTGCCCGGATGACCTGCAGGTGTTCACCCGCGGCGAAACCGGCGGGCGCTACTGGTTCAGCCATGGCTGGAACTGGCGCGGATTGGGAGCATGGATCCCCAGCGCACTGGTGGGGCTGTGCTTCGTCAACCTGCCGGGGCAATTCGTCGGGCCGATGGGTGAACTGGCCGGAGGGATCGACATCAGCCTGCCGGTGACCCTCGGGCTGGCGTCGGCGGTGTACCTGGCGTTGCTGGGGCTGTTTCCGGAACCGGCGGCGGTTTATGGACCGCAAGATCCGCGGAGCAATGATGCTGTCTCGCCGAGCACTGGACCTGTGGCGAGGGGATTTATCCCCGCTGGAGCGCGCAGCGGTCCCAAACCCTGA
- a CDS encoding sodium:solute symporter, protein MALDLIVVLIYATGMIALGWYGMRRAKTRDDYLVAGRNLGPGFYLGTMAATVLGGASTIGTVRLGYVHGISGFWLCGAIGLGIVGLSLFLAKPLLKLKIYTVTQVLERRYNPAARHASALIMLVYALMIGATSTIAIGTVMQVLFGLPFWVSILVGGGVVVLYSTIGGMWSLTLTDIVQFLIMTIGLVFLLMPMSISDAGGWDAMVAALPARYFDFTAIGWDTIVTYFLIYFFGIFIGQDIWQRVFTARSEGVAKVAGTAAGLYCVLYGLAGALIGMAAKVLLPDLENVNNAFASVVQHSLPNGIRGLVIAAALAALMSTAAAGLLAASTTVVQDLLPRLRQGRESGNGDVHENRIATLLLGGVVLAIALVVSDVISALTLAYNLLVGGMLIPLIGAIYWKRATTAGAISSMSLGFVTALFFMFKDGLDANTPIYYSLSVALVSFVLVSLLSPRSNVVAKAA, encoded by the coding sequence ATGGCCTTGGATTTAATCGTCGTTCTCATCTACGCCACCGGCATGATCGCCCTCGGCTGGTACGGCATGCGCCGCGCCAAGACCCGTGACGACTACCTCGTCGCCGGGCGCAACCTCGGCCCGGGCTTCTACCTGGGCACCATGGCCGCCACCGTGCTCGGCGGCGCATCGACCATCGGCACCGTGCGCCTGGGCTATGTCCATGGCATTTCCGGGTTCTGGTTGTGCGGCGCCATCGGCCTGGGCATCGTCGGGCTGAGCCTGTTCCTCGCCAAGCCGTTGCTCAAGCTCAAGATCTACACCGTGACCCAGGTGCTGGAGCGCCGCTACAACCCGGCCGCGCGCCATGCCAGCGCACTGATCATGCTGGTCTACGCGCTGATGATCGGCGCCACGTCGACCATCGCCATCGGCACGGTCATGCAAGTGCTGTTCGGCCTGCCCTTCTGGGTTTCGATCCTGGTGGGCGGCGGCGTAGTGGTGTTGTATTCCACCATCGGCGGCATGTGGTCGCTGACCCTGACCGACATCGTGCAGTTCCTGATCATGACCATCGGCCTGGTGTTCTTGCTGATGCCGATGTCCATCAGTGACGCCGGTGGCTGGGACGCGATGGTGGCGGCCTTGCCGGCGCGCTATTTCGATTTCACCGCGATTGGCTGGGACACCATCGTCACGTACTTCCTGATCTACTTTTTCGGCATCTTCATCGGCCAGGACATCTGGCAGCGGGTATTCACCGCCCGCAGCGAAGGCGTGGCCAAAGTCGCCGGCACCGCCGCCGGCCTGTACTGCGTGCTCTACGGCCTGGCCGGTGCGCTGATCGGCATGGCGGCCAAGGTGTTGCTGCCGGACCTGGAAAACGTCAACAACGCCTTCGCCAGCGTGGTGCAACACAGCTTGCCCAACGGGATCCGCGGCCTCGTCATCGCCGCTGCCCTCGCGGCGCTGATGTCCACCGCGGCGGCGGGACTGCTGGCGGCCTCCACCACCGTCGTCCAGGATCTCCTGCCGCGTCTGCGCCAAGGTCGTGAAAGCGGTAACGGCGACGTCCATGAAAACCGCATCGCGACCTTGCTGTTGGGCGGGGTTGTCCTGGCGATCGCCCTGGTGGTCAGCGATGTGATCAGCGCCCTGACGCTGGCGTACAACCTGCTGGTGGGCGGCATGCTGATCCCGCTGATCGGTGCCATCTACTGGAAACGCGCGACCACCGCAGGCGCGATCAGCAGCATGTCGCTGGGCTTCGTGACGGCGTTGTTCTTCATGTTCAAGGATGGTTTGGATGCGAACACGCCGATCTATTACAGCCTGAGCGTGGCGTTGGTGAGTTTCGTGCTGGTGAGTTTGCTGTCGCCAAGGTCGAATGTGGTGGCCAAGGCGGCTTGA
- a CDS encoding PA1414 family protein → MKEKIQNWLHDLGVALGLIEPPMQPIPIRTDDEQRRRQPRRR, encoded by the coding sequence ATGAAAGAGAAAATCCAGAACTGGCTTCATGACCTGGGTGTCGCGCTTGGCCTGATCGAGCCGCCCATGCAGCCGATACCGATCCGCACTGACGACGAGCAACGTCGCCGCCAGCCGCGCCGCCGGTAA
- the ptrR gene encoding putrescine utilization regulator PtrR, translating to MEFSQLRIFQAVAEEGSITRAAERLHRVPSNLSTRLKQLEEQLGVDLFLRERQRLQLSPAGKVLLDYATKLFALHDEAHAAVQGGQPAGDFVLGTMYSTAATHLPDLLAAYHRAYPAVNLQVQSGPSGELLEGLLTNRLDAALVDGPLELAGLDGVPLCDERLVLITETDHLPVRSALDVQGRAVFTFRRGCSYRMRLEAWFAHDHATMGRAMEIESYQGMLACVIAGSGVALMSESMLASLPGRERVMVHPLAEPFASATTWLMWRKGMVGANLNAWIELQQQAWPRAPMIPAQSA from the coding sequence GTGGAGTTCAGCCAGTTACGTATTTTCCAAGCGGTGGCCGAAGAGGGTTCCATCACTCGGGCCGCCGAGCGTCTGCACCGGGTGCCGTCGAACCTGTCGACCCGGCTCAAGCAGCTGGAAGAGCAGTTGGGCGTGGATCTTTTCCTAAGGGAGCGTCAGCGATTGCAGTTGTCGCCTGCGGGAAAAGTCCTGTTGGACTATGCGACCAAGCTGTTCGCCTTGCATGACGAAGCCCACGCGGCGGTGCAGGGCGGCCAGCCGGCCGGGGATTTTGTCCTGGGCACGATGTACAGCACGGCGGCGACGCATTTGCCGGACCTGCTGGCGGCTTATCACCGGGCTTATCCGGCGGTGAACCTGCAAGTGCAATCGGGACCGAGTGGGGAGTTGCTTGAAGGCCTGCTCACCAATCGCCTCGATGCGGCGCTGGTGGACGGCCCGCTGGAGCTGGCGGGGTTGGATGGCGTGCCGTTGTGCGACGAGCGGTTGGTGTTGATCACTGAGACCGATCATCTGCCGGTGCGCAGTGCGCTGGATGTGCAGGGCCGTGCGGTGTTCACTTTCCGGCGTGGCTGTTCCTATCGGATGCGCCTGGAAGCCTGGTTCGCCCACGACCATGCAACCATGGGCCGGGCGATGGAGATCGAGTCATACCAGGGAATGCTGGCCTGTGTGATTGCCGGCTCCGGGGTGGCGCTGATGTCCGAGTCGATGCTCGCCAGCCTGCCGGGGCGCGAACGTGTCATGGTGCATCCGCTGGCCGAGCCGTTTGCCAGTGCGACGACGTGGTTGATGTGGCGCAAAGGCATGGTCGGCGCCAACCTGAACGCCTGGATTGAATTGCAACAACAAGCCTGGCCGCGTGCGCCAATGATCCCGGCGCAATCGGCTTGA